In Aerococcus loyolae, a genomic segment contains:
- the rplO gene encoding 50S ribosomal protein L15, with amino-acid sequence MALHELQPAKGSRHSRKRVGRGSGSGWGKTSTRGQKGQLARSGGRTRLGFEGGQTPLYRRIPKRGFTNINRKEYAIVNIEDLNVFEDGSEVSANELAEAGLIKKEKAGVKILGQGNLERKLTVKAAKFSASAKEAIEAAGGVCEVI; translated from the coding sequence ATGGCATTACATGAATTACAACCCGCAAAAGGATCTCGTCATTCACGCAAACGTGTAGGTCGTGGATCAGGGTCAGGTTGGGGTAAAACCTCTACCCGTGGTCAAAAAGGACAATTAGCACGTTCCGGTGGACGTACTCGTCTAGGCTTCGAAGGTGGACAAACTCCACTTTACCGTCGTATCCCTAAACGTGGTTTCACCAACATTAACCGTAAGGAATATGCGATTGTTAATATCGAAGACTTAAATGTTTTTGAAGACGGCTCAGAAGTTTCAGCTAATGAATTAGCTGAAGCAGGTTTAATCAAGAAGGAAAAAGCTGGCGTTAAAATTTTAGGACAAGGTAACTTAGAACGTAAGTTAACAGTAAAAGCTGCTAAATTCTCAGCGTCTGCAAAAGAAGCTATTGAAGCCGCTGGGGGAGTTTGCGAGGTGATCTAA
- the rplV gene encoding 50S ribosomal protein L22, with protein sequence MAEQVLSAKATAKTVRIPARKARLVIDLIRNKSVGEAIAILKNTPRAASPVIEKVLMSAVANAEHNSDLDVTKLYVSEAYVNEGPTMKRFRPRAKGAASRINKRTSHITVVVKEAEEE encoded by the coding sequence ATGGCAGAACAAGTTTTATCTGCAAAAGCTACTGCGAAAACAGTTAGAATTCCAGCCCGTAAAGCGCGCTTAGTAATTGACTTAATTCGCAACAAGAGCGTTGGCGAAGCAATCGCTATTCTAAAAAACACCCCTCGTGCAGCTAGTCCTGTGATTGAAAAGGTGTTAATGTCAGCTGTTGCTAACGCAGAACACAATTCAGACTTAGATGTAACTAAATTATATGTCAGTGAAGCCTATGTGAATGAAGGGCCAACCATGAAACGGTTCCGTCCACGTGCTAAAGGCGCAGCTTCACGTATCAATAAACGCACCAGCCACATTACTGTTGTGGTAAAAGAAGCAGAGGAGGAGTAA
- the rpsC gene encoding 30S ribosomal protein S3, with protein sequence MGQKINPTGLRIGVIKDWDARWFEEKDYANTLHEDLAVRDYIEDALKDASISQVEIERAANKVNINVHTAKPGMVIGKGGSEVEKLRKDLNQLTGKRVHINVIEVKQPDLSAELVGENIAQQLENRIAFRRAMKQAIQRTMKAGAQGIKVQVSGRLNGADMARTEALDEGTVPLHTLRADIDYAWVEADTTYGKIGVKVWICRGEVLPTTNNQEEE encoded by the coding sequence GTGGGTCAAAAAATTAATCCAACCGGTTTACGTATCGGGGTCATTAAAGACTGGGATGCACGCTGGTTTGAAGAAAAAGATTATGCCAACACGTTACATGAAGACTTAGCTGTCCGTGATTATATTGAAGACGCGCTAAAAGATGCTTCAATCTCACAAGTTGAAATTGAACGTGCAGCTAACAAGGTAAACATCAATGTGCATACGGCTAAACCAGGGATGGTTATCGGTAAAGGCGGTAGTGAAGTAGAAAAACTCCGTAAAGACCTTAACCAATTAACCGGTAAACGCGTACACATCAACGTTATCGAAGTTAAACAACCTGACTTAAGTGCAGAATTAGTCGGCGAAAACATCGCTCAACAATTAGAAAACCGTATCGCTTTCCGTCGTGCCATGAAACAAGCCATTCAACGCACCATGAAAGCAGGCGCTCAAGGTATCAAAGTCCAAGTATCTGGCCGTTTAAACGGTGCTGATATGGCTCGTACCGAAGCATTAGACGAAGGAACTGTTCCACTACATACCCTACGTGCTGATATTGATTATGCCTGGGTAGAAGCAGACACCACCTATGGTAAAATTGGTGTTAAAGTTTGGATTTGCCGTGGAGAAGTTCTTCCAACAACTAATAATCAAGAGGAGGAATAA
- the rplB gene encoding 50S ribosomal protein L2 → MAIKVYKATTNGRRNMSGSDFSEITKKTPEKSLLAKQSRRAGRNNQGRITVRHHGGGHKQAYRLIDFKRNKDNVEGVVKAIEYDPNRSANIALIHYTDGVKTYIIAPKGLQVGTRIQSGADADIKVGNALPLKNIPVGTVVHNIETKPGKGGQLVRAAGTSAQVLGKEDKYVLVKLNSGEVRFILGTCRATVGSVGNEQHELINSGKAGRSRWLGKRPTVRGSVMNPNDHPHGGGEGRAPIGRKVQMTPWGKPARGIKTRDKNARSNKLIVRHRSKKR, encoded by the coding sequence GTGGCGATTAAAGTTTATAAAGCGACAACTAACGGACGTCGTAATATGTCAGGTTCCGATTTTTCCGAAATCACCAAGAAAACACCTGAAAAAAGCTTATTAGCTAAACAATCCAGAAGAGCTGGACGTAACAACCAAGGTCGTATCACTGTTCGTCACCATGGTGGTGGACACAAACAAGCTTACCGTTTAATCGACTTCAAACGTAACAAAGATAACGTTGAAGGCGTGGTTAAGGCTATTGAATACGATCCAAACCGTTCCGCTAACATCGCATTAATCCATTATACTGACGGGGTTAAAACCTACATCATCGCACCTAAAGGTTTACAAGTAGGTACCCGTATTCAATCTGGTGCTGACGCTGATATCAAAGTAGGTAATGCTTTACCACTTAAGAATATCCCAGTTGGTACTGTGGTCCACAACATCGAAACCAAACCTGGTAAGGGTGGCCAATTAGTTCGTGCCGCTGGTACCAGTGCTCAAGTTTTAGGTAAAGAAGACAAATATGTCCTAGTAAAATTAAACTCTGGTGAAGTACGTTTTATCTTAGGTACATGCCGTGCTACTGTTGGTTCTGTTGGTAATGAACAACATGAATTGATTAACAGCGGTAAAGCTGGACGTAGTCGCTGGTTAGGTAAACGCCCAACTGTTCGTGGTTCCGTAATGAACCCTAACGATCACCCACACGGTGGTGGTGAAGGTCGTGCACCAATCGGACGTAAGGTTCAAATGACCCCATGGGGCAAACCAGCTCGTGGTATTAAGACTCGTGATAAGAACGCACGTAGCAATAAATTAATTGTACGTCACCGTAGCAAGAAACGTTAA
- the rplW gene encoding 50S ribosomal protein L23 codes for MSAQDIILRPIITEASMEAMDDNKYTFEVATDANKTQVRQAVEELFQVKVVKVNILNVRGKLKRMGRYAGYTRKRRKAIVEVAEGQSIEIFPTTDEDSEE; via the coding sequence ATGAGTGCTCAAGATATTATTCTACGCCCAATCATTACTGAAGCTTCAATGGAAGCTATGGATGACAACAAGTACACTTTTGAAGTAGCTACTGACGCTAACAAAACTCAAGTGAGACAAGCTGTTGAAGAACTTTTCCAAGTAAAAGTTGTTAAAGTAAACATCCTTAATGTACGTGGCAAGTTAAAACGTATGGGACGTTATGCAGGTTATACCCGCAAACGTCGCAAAGCCATTGTCGAAGTTGCCGAAGGTCAATCAATTGAAATCTTCCCAACAACTGATGAAGATTCTGAAGAATAG
- the secY gene encoding preprotein translocase subunit SecY, whose product MFSTLKQAFKDKNIRGRIFFTLWMLIVFRIGSHITVPFVNAGAVSTLANSGLFGLLNTFGGGALASYSIFSLGVSPYITASIVIQLLQMEIVPSFTEWSKQGEVGRRKLNKWTRYFAVAIAFFQSLALSLGFNSLAQFGLIQNPSTTTYLFIALIMTAGSMFVTWIGEQITQYGVGNGTSLIIFAGIVSRVPTEIVAFVSSKLLKVEGNALVQNGLLALAFILIMILIITFVVFINQAERRIPVRYSKRANSANQRAHLPLKINSAGVIPVIFASSLIMVPQTILNFFRASHGEAEWFKLVSRIFSLQDPLGITLYAVTIILFTFFYAHIQINPERVAENFQKSGAYIPSVRPGLATEQFISTVLNRLSFFGALFLMAIATAPLVLSYVLDMSQRVALSGTSLLIVVGVALDTYKQIEGRLIKHRYIGFIRE is encoded by the coding sequence ATGTTTAGCACCTTGAAACAAGCCTTCAAGGACAAAAATATTAGAGGTCGAATCTTCTTTACTCTATGGATGTTAATTGTCTTTAGAATCGGCTCACATATTACCGTTCCCTTTGTTAATGCTGGAGCGGTATCGACTTTAGCAAATTCGGGCCTATTCGGCTTGTTAAATACCTTTGGTGGTGGAGCCTTAGCGAGTTACTCCATCTTCTCCTTAGGTGTTTCACCCTACATTACTGCTTCGATTGTTATCCAGCTCTTGCAGATGGAAATTGTTCCATCATTTACCGAGTGGTCCAAGCAAGGGGAGGTAGGGCGTCGGAAGTTAAATAAATGGACGCGTTACTTTGCAGTAGCGATCGCTTTCTTTCAATCATTAGCATTGTCTTTAGGGTTTAACTCATTAGCCCAATTTGGTTTAATTCAAAACCCAAGTACGACAACATACTTATTCATTGCCTTGATTATGACAGCTGGATCCATGTTTGTAACCTGGATTGGGGAGCAAATTACCCAATATGGGGTAGGTAACGGAACCTCATTGATTATTTTTGCAGGGATCGTTTCACGCGTCCCTACAGAAATTGTCGCTTTTGTAAGTTCCAAACTTCTCAAGGTGGAAGGCAACGCCTTGGTTCAAAATGGCCTATTGGCATTGGCCTTTATCCTGATAATGATCCTAATCATTACCTTTGTGGTCTTTATCAACCAGGCTGAACGCCGGATTCCGGTGCGCTATTCTAAACGGGCCAATAGTGCTAACCAACGTGCTCACCTACCATTGAAAATCAATTCAGCTGGCGTTATCCCAGTGATCTTTGCCAGTTCCTTAATCATGGTTCCGCAAACGATCTTGAATTTCTTTAGAGCTTCTCACGGAGAGGCTGAATGGTTTAAACTCGTCTCACGGATCTTTTCACTACAAGATCCTTTAGGAATTACCCTATATGCGGTGACGATTATTCTGTTCACTTTCTTCTATGCCCATATTCAAATCAATCCAGAACGAGTGGCTGAGAACTTCCAAAAATCAGGTGCCTACATTCCTAGTGTTCGTCCTGGTTTAGCGACTGAACAGTTTATTTCAACGGTTCTCAATCGTCTAAGTTTCTTTGGTGCACTGTTCTTAATGGCCATTGCAACCGCGCCTTTAGTGCTATCGTATGTCTTAGATATGTCACAAAGAGTCGCTTTAAGTGGGACTAGCTTGTTGATCGTTGTCGGAGTCGCATTAGATACCTATAAACAAATTGAAGGACGTTTAATCAAACATCGTTATATTGGATTCATTCGTGAATAG
- a CDS encoding adenylate kinase produces the protein MKRNIILMGLPGAGKGTQAERIEAAYKIPHISTGDMFRQAMADGTELGKKAKSYMDSGSLVPDEVTNGIVKDRLAQVKDDEGYMLDGFPRTINQAEALEEITASIDQPIDAVIYIDVDPEVLKQRLTGRIICRSCGATYNVNSNPPKEENTCDRCGSHDFYQREDDKAEVVENRIQVNLEQTKPLVEFYEAKGKLYKVPGDIGIENVFNRISEVIED, from the coding sequence ATGAAAAGAAATATTATTTTGATGGGCCTACCTGGTGCAGGTAAGGGAACCCAAGCTGAACGCATTGAAGCAGCTTATAAAATTCCTCATATTTCTACTGGTGATATGTTCCGCCAAGCTATGGCTGACGGCACGGAATTAGGGAAGAAGGCCAAGTCCTATATGGATTCTGGTTCTTTAGTACCTGATGAAGTAACCAACGGCATTGTCAAAGATCGCTTAGCTCAAGTCAAAGACGATGAAGGCTATATGTTAGATGGTTTCCCAAGAACCATCAACCAAGCCGAGGCTTTGGAAGAGATTACGGCAAGTATTGATCAACCCATTGATGCAGTCATTTACATTGATGTTGATCCTGAGGTGTTAAAACAACGTTTAACCGGTAGAATCATTTGTCGTTCATGTGGGGCAACTTATAATGTTAACTCTAACCCACCAAAAGAAGAAAACACCTGTGACCGTTGTGGGAGTCATGATTTCTACCAACGTGAGGATGACAAGGCTGAAGTTGTCGAAAATCGTATCCAGGTGAACCTCGAACAAACCAAGCCCCTGGTTGAATTCTATGAAGCTAAGGGCAAACTCTATAAGGTTCCTGGCGACATTGGCATTGAAAATGTCTTTAACCGCATTTCTGAAGTTATCGAAGATTAG
- the rplR gene encoding 50S ribosomal protein L18 — translation MTKLISKPDKNALRQKRHARIRRNLSGTAECPRLSVYRSNKHIYAQLIDDVAGVTLASASDANSELNKGSKTENAQAVGQAIAERGKAAGVTAVVFDRGGYQYHGRVKALAEAARENGLEF, via the coding sequence GTGACAAAATTGATTAGCAAACCAGATAAAAATGCATTACGTCAAAAACGTCATGCACGTATTCGTCGTAATCTTTCTGGAACAGCAGAGTGCCCACGCTTGAGCGTTTACCGCTCAAATAAACACATCTACGCTCAATTAATTGATGACGTAGCGGGTGTTACGCTTGCAAGTGCCTCTGATGCCAATTCAGAATTAAATAAAGGAAGCAAAACTGAAAATGCCCAAGCAGTTGGCCAAGCCATTGCTGAACGCGGTAAAGCAGCAGGAGTTACTGCAGTAGTCTTTGACCGTGGGGGTTACCAATATCACGGCCGTGTCAAAGCCTTAGCAGAAGCCGCTCGTGAAAATGGATTAGAATTCTAA
- the rpmD gene encoding 50S ribosomal protein L30, which produces MSEVKITLKKSLIGRKEDQIRTVKALGLKHVGYSVVKTRDEAINGMINKVAHLVSVEDVK; this is translated from the coding sequence ATGTCAGAAGTAAAAATTACTTTAAAGAAAAGTTTAATTGGTCGCAAAGAAGATCAAATTAGAACAGTAAAAGCACTAGGTTTAAAACATGTTGGCTACAGTGTTGTAAAGACACGCGATGAAGCAATTAATGGTATGATTAATAAAGTAGCCCACCTAGTCTCTGTTGAAGACGTAAAATAA
- the rpsQ gene encoding 30S ribosomal protein S17: MAEKRNHRKVLQGRVVSDKMDKTIVVQVDTFKFHPTYKKRISYSKKYKVHDEKNSAKVGDTVKIMETRPLSKDKYFRLVEIVEKSVII, from the coding sequence ATGGCAGAAAAACGTAATCACCGTAAAGTTCTACAAGGACGCGTTGTTTCCGACAAAATGGATAAGACGATCGTTGTCCAAGTAGACACATTTAAATTCCATCCAACATACAAAAAACGTATTTCGTATTCCAAGAAATATAAAGTACATGATGAAAAGAATTCAGCAAAAGTAGGCGACACCGTTAAAATTATGGAAACCCGTCCACTATCTAAGGATAAATATTTCCGTCTAGTTGAAATTGTTGAAAAATCAGTTATTATTTAA
- the rplX gene encoding 50S ribosomal protein L24 translates to MRIKTGDKVEIIAGKDKGVQGTVLKTFPKKDRVLVEGANLVKKHQRPSQANPQGGIIEEEAAIHVSNVQLIDPETNEKTRVAIEERDGKRVRVAKKSGKALD, encoded by the coding sequence ATGCGTATTAAAACAGGTGATAAAGTAGAAATTATTGCTGGTAAAGACAAAGGCGTTCAAGGAACAGTTTTAAAAACTTTCCCTAAGAAAGATCGCGTGCTCGTTGAAGGCGCAAACTTAGTGAAGAAACACCAACGTCCATCCCAAGCAAATCCACAAGGCGGCATCATCGAAGAAGAAGCTGCAATTCATGTATCAAATGTCCAATTAATTGATCCAGAAACCAACGAAAAGACCCGCGTTGCCATTGAAGAACGTGACGGCAAACGTGTTCGTGTGGCTAAAAAATCTGGCAAAGCCTTAGATTAA
- the rpsS gene encoding 30S ribosomal protein S19 yields MSRSIKKGPFCDEHLMKKVQEQQDNDKKQVIKTWSRRSTIFPNFIGLTIAVHDGRKHVPVYIQEDMVGHKLGEFVPTRTYHGHAADDKKTRR; encoded by the coding sequence ATGAGCCGTAGTATTAAAAAAGGACCTTTTTGTGACGAACACTTAATGAAAAAGGTTCAAGAACAACAAGACAACGATAAAAAACAAGTAATCAAAACATGGTCCCGTCGTTCAACAATCTTTCCTAACTTCATTGGTTTAACGATTGCTGTTCACGATGGACGTAAACATGTTCCAGTTTATATTCAAGAAGACATGGTTGGGCACAAATTAGGTGAATTTGTTCCTACCCGTACTTACCATGGTCATGCTGCAGACGACAAGAAGACACGTCGTTAA
- the rpmC gene encoding 50S ribosomal protein L29 — translation MNKFSELKDLSVAELNAKEQEYKQELFNLRFQLATGQLENTARIKQVRKQIARIKTALRQQELA, via the coding sequence ATGAATAAATTTTCTGAATTAAAAGATCTTTCCGTGGCTGAATTAAACGCAAAGGAACAAGAATACAAACAAGAGTTATTCAATTTACGATTCCAATTGGCAACCGGTCAATTAGAAAATACTGCGCGTATTAAACAAGTTCGTAAACAAATTGCTCGTATTAAAACAGCATTGCGTCAACAAGAACTCGCGTAA
- the rpsH gene encoding 30S ribosomal protein S8, whose protein sequence is MVMTDPIADFLTRIRNANLVRHETVEVPASKMKEAIAKILEEQGYIKGYEVLEDDKQGIIRVFMKYGADNQRIITNLRRISKPGLRVYAKSDEIPKVLNGLGIAIVSTSEGVVTDKEARQKNIGGEILAYVW, encoded by the coding sequence ATGGTCATGACAGATCCAATTGCGGACTTCCTAACTCGTATTCGTAACGCTAACCTAGTGCGTCATGAAACAGTTGAAGTTCCAGCTTCAAAAATGAAAGAAGCAATTGCTAAAATCTTAGAAGAACAAGGCTATATCAAAGGCTATGAAGTCTTAGAAGACGACAAACAAGGGATTATCCGCGTATTCATGAAATACGGTGCCGATAACCAACGTATCATCACAAACTTACGCCGTATTTCTAAACCAGGATTACGTGTTTACGCAAAAAGTGATGAAATTCCTAAAGTGTTGAACGGTTTAGGAATTGCCATTGTTTCAACATCTGAAGGTGTTGTTACTGACAAAGAAGCACGCCAAAAGAACATTGGTGGCGAAATTCTTGCCTACGTATGGTAA
- a CDS encoding type Z 30S ribosomal protein S14 yields MAKKAMIEKNKRKPKYSTQAYTRCERCGRPHSVYRKFKLCRICLRELAHKGQLPGVKKASW; encoded by the coding sequence TTGGCTAAAAAAGCAATGATCGAAAAGAATAAACGTAAACCTAAGTATTCAACACAGGCTTACACACGTTGTGAACGCTGTGGCAGACCCCACTCTGTTTACCGTAAGTTTAAATTATGCCGTATTTGTCTTCGTGAACTTGCCCATAAAGGACAACTTCCAGGGGTCAAGAAGGCTAGTTGGTAA
- the rplN gene encoding 50S ribosomal protein L14 translates to MIQTESRLKVADNSGAREVLCVSVLGGSGRKTANIGDVIVCTVKQATPGGVVKKGDVVKAVIVRSKSGTRRADGSYIKFDENACVIIRDDKTPRGTRIFGPVARELRENNYMRIISLAPEVL, encoded by the coding sequence ATGATTCAAACAGAAAGTCGCTTGAAAGTTGCTGATAACTCAGGAGCACGTGAAGTCCTATGTGTCAGCGTTTTAGGTGGTTCAGGTCGTAAAACAGCTAACATCGGTGACGTTATTGTATGTACAGTAAAACAAGCTACACCCGGTGGCGTTGTTAAAAAAGGTGATGTGGTAAAAGCTGTTATTGTTCGCTCCAAGAGTGGAACACGTCGTGCTGATGGTTCATACATCAAATTCGATGAAAATGCCTGTGTAATTATTCGTGATGATAAAACACCACGTGGAACTCGTATCTTTGGACCAGTAGCTCGTGAATTACGTGAAAACAACTATATGCGTATTATTTCACTCGCTCCAGAAGTACTTTAA
- the rplP gene encoding 50S ribosomal protein L16 — MLVPKRVKHRREFRGKMRGEAKGGKEIAYGEYGLQALDSKWITNRQIEAARIAMTRYMKRGGKVWIKIFPHKPYSAKAIGVRMGSGKGAPEGWVAPVKRGKILFEIAGVPEEVAREALRLAAHKLPIRCKIVKRDVGGESNE, encoded by the coding sequence GTGTTAGTACCTAAACGTGTTAAACATAGACGTGAGTTCCGCGGAAAAATGCGTGGAGAAGCTAAAGGCGGTAAAGAAATCGCCTATGGTGAATATGGCTTACAAGCATTAGATTCTAAATGGATCACCAACCGCCAAATCGAAGCAGCCCGTATCGCGATGACACGTTATATGAAACGTGGAGGGAAAGTATGGATTAAAATCTTCCCTCACAAACCATACTCCGCCAAAGCCATTGGTGTTCGTATGGGTTCCGGTAAAGGTGCTCCAGAAGGCTGGGTAGCTCCTGTTAAACGCGGAAAAATTTTATTTGAAATTGCAGGGGTGCCTGAAGAAGTTGCTCGCGAAGCGCTACGTCTTGCCGCCCACAAATTACCAATTCGTTGTAAGATTGTCAAACGTGATGTAGGTGGTGAATCGAATGAATAA
- the rplF gene encoding 50S ribosomal protein L6, with amino-acid sequence MSRIGYKPVAVPSDVTVSVDGSTVTVKGPKGELTREFNPLIKIAQNEENEYTFEPVNQSKEARSMHGTSRSLFYNMVLGTHEGFSKQLELSGVGYRAQLQGKKLVLQVGLSHPVEFEAPEGIDFEVPSNTEIKINGVDKDKVGELAAKIRQVRKPEPYKGKGIKYAGEHIIRKEGKTGK; translated from the coding sequence ATGAGTCGTATTGGTTATAAACCAGTTGCCGTACCAAGTGACGTAACCGTATCTGTTGACGGTTCTACTGTTACTGTTAAAGGCCCTAAAGGTGAATTAACACGCGAATTCAATCCATTGATTAAAATCGCTCAAAACGAAGAAAATGAATATACTTTTGAACCAGTTAACCAATCAAAAGAAGCCCGTTCTATGCATGGAACGTCTCGTTCATTATTCTATAACATGGTATTAGGGACCCACGAAGGTTTCTCTAAACAATTGGAACTATCCGGGGTTGGTTACCGTGCTCAATTACAAGGTAAAAAACTTGTCTTACAAGTGGGATTATCCCATCCAGTAGAATTTGAAGCACCAGAAGGTATTGACTTTGAAGTTCCAAGTAATACTGAAATCAAGATTAATGGTGTTGACAAAGATAAAGTTGGCGAATTAGCTGCTAAAATCCGTCAAGTACGTAAACCAGAACCTTACAAGGGTAAAGGGATTAAATACGCTGGCGAACACATTATCCGTAAAGAAGGTAAAACTGGTAAGTAA
- the rpsE gene encoding 30S ribosomal protein S5 produces the protein MAKDFVQIDDKKIEDRVVAINRVTKVVKGGRRMRFAALVVVGDGEGHVGFGTGKASEVPAAINKAIENGKKNMIAVPLAGTTIPHEVIGKFNGGRVMLKPAKVGSGVAAGGPIRAVVELAGIADITSKSLGSNTPINMVQATIQGLAELKDPKEVAQLRGKSVQELLG, from the coding sequence ATGGCAAAAGATTTCGTTCAAATTGATGACAAAAAAATTGAAGATCGCGTTGTTGCTATTAATCGAGTAACCAAAGTTGTTAAAGGTGGTCGCCGTATGCGCTTTGCAGCCTTAGTGGTTGTTGGTGACGGTGAAGGTCACGTTGGTTTTGGTACTGGTAAAGCATCAGAAGTGCCTGCAGCAATTAATAAAGCGATTGAAAATGGTAAGAAAAACATGATCGCGGTTCCACTTGCTGGTACAACTATTCCACATGAAGTCATTGGTAAATTCAATGGTGGTCGTGTTATGCTTAAACCTGCTAAAGTCGGTTCTGGGGTTGCCGCTGGTGGTCCAATCCGTGCCGTTGTTGAATTAGCCGGTATTGCTGATATTACTTCAAAATCTCTCGGATCCAATACACCAATTAATATGGTTCAAGCAACTATCCAAGGTCTGGCTGAATTAAAAGACCCTAAAGAAGTTGCTCAATTACGTGGTAAATCCGTACAAGAACTATTAGGTTAG
- the rplE gene encoding 50S ribosomal protein L5: protein MANHLKEKYNNEVKNALIEKFNYTSPMQVPKVDKIVLNMGVGDAVSNSKNLENAVEELTKISGQKPIITKAKKSIAGFRLREGMPIGTKVTLRGERMYDFLDKLINVSLPRVRDFRGISKRSFDGRGNYTLGIREQLIFPEIDFDEVDKVRGLDVVIVTTAESDEESRELLAQLGMPFQK, encoded by the coding sequence ATGGCTAATCATTTAAAAGAAAAATACAATAACGAAGTAAAGAACGCTTTAATTGAAAAGTTTAACTATACTTCTCCAATGCAAGTGCCAAAAGTTGACAAGATTGTTTTAAATATGGGTGTCGGCGACGCTGTCTCCAACTCAAAAAATCTTGAAAATGCAGTTGAAGAATTAACCAAGATCTCTGGTCAAAAACCAATTATCACCAAGGCAAAGAAATCAATTGCTGGTTTCCGCTTACGTGAAGGTATGCCTATTGGTACCAAAGTTACCTTACGTGGTGAACGTATGTATGACTTCTTAGACAAGTTAATTAATGTTTCACTTCCTCGTGTTCGTGACTTCCGCGGAATTAGTAAACGTTCCTTTGATGGACGTGGTAACTACACCTTAGGTATTCGTGAACAATTAATCTTCCCAGAAATCGACTTTGATGAAGTTGATAAAGTTCGTGGTTTAGACGTTGTTATCGTAACTACCGCAGAATCTGATGAAGAATCAAGAGAATTATTGGCACAATTAGGAATGCCATTCCAAAAATAG
- the infA gene encoding translation initiation factor IF-1 has protein sequence MAKEDMIEVEGTVTESLPNAMFKVELENGFEVLAHISGKMRVNYIRILPGDRVKVEMSPYDLSKGRITYRFK, from the coding sequence GTGGCTAAAGAAGATATGATTGAAGTTGAAGGTACTGTTACTGAATCGTTACCAAATGCAATGTTCAAAGTCGAGCTCGAAAACGGCTTTGAAGTTTTAGCGCATATTTCAGGAAAAATGCGTGTTAATTATATCCGTATTTTACCTGGCGACCGTGTAAAGGTAGAAATGTCTCCTTATGACTTAAGTAAAGGACGTATTACCTACCGATTCAAGTAA